A part of Paenibacillus sp. IHBB 10380 genomic DNA contains:
- the sda gene encoding sporulation histidine kinase inhibitor Sda, which produces MAILSDEMLLESYYLAIDLKLEHDFITLLLAEIHKRRLQFQQLIMV; this is translated from the coding sequence ATGGCTATATTAAGTGATGAAATGTTGTTGGAATCTTACTATCTAGCAATAGATTTAAAGCTTGAGCATGATTTCATAACGTTGTTGCTAGCTGAAATACACAAACGCAGATTACAATTTCAACAACTGATCATGGTGTAA
- a CDS encoding HesB/IscA family protein, with product MINISETASDKLKVMLSEQELPNMFLRLGVQPGGCSGFSYAMGFDDDETENDLYMNVNDMKIVVDKESIKYLDGLEIDFEESGMSGGFTINNPNASATCGCGSSFRTAKDAGKPAAEGEC from the coding sequence ATGATTAATATTAGCGAAACAGCATCAGATAAATTAAAAGTGATGCTCTCTGAACAAGAACTTCCCAATATGTTTCTTCGTCTTGGTGTACAACCAGGTGGATGCAGCGGTTTCTCATACGCCATGGGATTTGACGATGATGAGACAGAGAACGATCTATATATGAATGTGAATGACATGAAAATTGTCGTGGATAAAGAAAGCATTAAATATTTGGATGGCCTGGAAATTGATTTCGAAGAGTCAGGTATGTCAGGGGGCTTTACCATCAATAATCCGAATGCATCAGCTACGTGCGGTTGTGGATCAAGCTTCCGTACAGCGAAGGATGCAGGGAAGCCAGCTGCTGAGGGCGAGTGTTAA
- a CDS encoding NAD(P)/FAD-dependent oxidoreductase → MTSPHTGDEMSDLIIIGGGPAGMFAAFYGGMRQASVTIIESMPQLGGQLAALYPEKYIYDVAGFPKVTAQELVNNLYQQMEHFNPTLRLEEKVIAVEKIEERHFVVTTDKGKYSSKAIIITAGVGAFEPRRLEVEGADRFEKSNLHYFVNDLNAFKGKKVLISGGGDSAVDWALMLEPIAEQVTLIHRRDKFRAHEHSVENLMASKVNIITPTEIVELHGEETITKVTLSHIKTKETQEIEVDDVIINFGFISSLGPIAEWGISIESNSIVVDTRMETNIPGIFAAGDITTYPGKLKLIAVGFGEAPTAVNNAKVYLDPDARLSPGHSSNMKM, encoded by the coding sequence ATGACATCCCCACACACTGGTGATGAAATGTCCGACTTGATCATTATCGGGGGCGGCCCAGCAGGCATGTTTGCGGCATTTTATGGCGGAATGCGACAAGCATCCGTAACCATTATTGAAAGTATGCCACAATTGGGTGGACAACTTGCTGCGCTATATCCCGAGAAATACATTTATGATGTCGCTGGTTTCCCTAAAGTGACTGCACAAGAACTTGTAAATAATTTGTACCAGCAAATGGAGCATTTCAATCCTACTTTGCGACTTGAAGAAAAAGTAATCGCCGTAGAGAAGATAGAGGAACGCCATTTTGTTGTAACGACGGATAAAGGTAAATACTCTTCCAAAGCCATTATCATTACTGCTGGCGTTGGTGCATTCGAACCACGTAGGTTAGAAGTAGAAGGTGCAGATCGCTTTGAGAAAAGTAATCTTCATTATTTCGTGAATGACCTCAACGCTTTTAAAGGTAAAAAAGTACTCATTAGTGGTGGCGGTGACTCTGCTGTTGACTGGGCGCTTATGCTTGAACCTATCGCAGAACAAGTAACACTCATCCATCGCCGTGATAAATTCCGTGCGCATGAACACAGTGTTGAGAACTTAATGGCTTCTAAGGTGAACATTATAACACCTACAGAGATCGTAGAACTTCACGGCGAAGAGACGATCACCAAAGTAACCCTTTCTCATATCAAGACTAAGGAAACACAAGAGATCGAAGTGGATGATGTTATTATTAATTTCGGTTTCATATCTTCATTAGGACCTATTGCAGAATGGGGCATTTCTATTGAGAGTAATTCAATCGTAGTAGATACACGAATGGAGACCAATATCCCAGGAATTTTCGCTGCAGGAGATATTACAACTTACCCTGGTAAGCTGAAGCTTATTGCTGTAGGTTTTGGCGAGGCTCCGACTGCTGTTAATAATGCGAAAGTGTACCTAGATCCTGATGCACGTCTTTCACCAGGTCACAGTAGCAACATGAAAATGTAA
- a CDS encoding MetQ/NlpA family ABC transporter substrate-binding protein produces MKKWTLGFVSIALVVALSACGKSDETTLKVGATVVPHAEILKHIKPQLEKEGIKLEIIEFTDYVQPNTQLYEKQLDANFFQHQPYLDVENNKRSMDLVSVTSVHVEPLGAYSKKYKSIDELPEGAKIAIPNDATNGGRALSLLAKSGLIKLQDENKVESKLSDITENPKKFVITENDAAILPRQLEEVDLAVINTNFVLDAGLDPVNDALIIEGKDNPYANILVARPDNKDSEAIKKLVDALTSDDVRKFIEDNYKGAVIPAF; encoded by the coding sequence ATGAAGAAATGGACACTTGGTTTTGTAAGTATCGCACTGGTAGTAGCCTTATCGGCATGCGGTAAAAGTGATGAAACAACATTGAAGGTGGGGGCTACAGTTGTACCTCACGCAGAGATTTTAAAGCATATTAAACCACAGCTAGAAAAAGAAGGAATCAAACTAGAAATTATAGAATTCACAGATTATGTTCAACCCAATACACAGTTATATGAGAAACAATTAGATGCTAATTTCTTCCAACACCAACCTTATCTTGATGTTGAGAACAATAAACGCAGTATGGATCTTGTCTCTGTAACATCTGTTCATGTGGAGCCTCTTGGAGCGTATTCCAAAAAGTACAAATCTATCGATGAGCTACCAGAGGGTGCTAAAATTGCTATTCCAAATGATGCAACCAATGGCGGTCGGGCGCTTAGCCTATTAGCTAAGAGTGGCTTAATTAAGCTTCAGGATGAGAATAAAGTAGAGTCTAAGCTAAGTGATATTACCGAGAATCCGAAGAAATTTGTAATTACAGAGAATGATGCAGCTATTTTACCGCGTCAACTGGAGGAAGTTGATCTAGCTGTTATTAATACAAACTTTGTTCTTGATGCGGGTCTAGATCCAGTCAATGATGCACTTATCATTGAAGGTAAAGACAATCCGTATGCGAATATTCTAGTAGCACGTCCAGATAACAAAGATTCGGAAGCTATCAAAAAATTAGTGGATGCACTAACATCTGATGACGTTAGAAAATTCATTGAAGATAACTACAAAGGCGCTGTAATACCAGCATTTTAA
- a CDS encoding YuzB family protein, whose amino-acid sequence MRPIIEFCTNNMHFGTDEVMDKLESNPDYDVIEYGCLSNCGQCYMMPYAMVNGENVSANSSDELYNVIIEKIKEAEAWENLDLD is encoded by the coding sequence ATGAGACCTATCATAGAATTTTGCACGAATAATATGCATTTCGGTACGGATGAAGTGATGGATAAATTGGAGTCCAACCCTGATTATGATGTCATTGAATATGGTTGCCTGAGCAACTGTGGCCAATGCTACATGATGCCCTACGCTATGGTTAATGGTGAAAACGTGTCAGCGAACAGCTCCGATGAATTATATAATGTCATTATAGAAAAGATCAAGGAAGCAGAAGCTTGGGAGAACCTAGACTTAGATTAA
- a CDS encoding YheC/YheD family protein: protein MAGRQLASKWLKTEALLTDRRIVPYIPHTMILSPSHLQYMLRKYRMVVVKPIVGGGGYGVIRMTKDSKGYTLTHLSQTIRHTHFHNIYLALNRMKAQRKYLIQQGIYLATIKGRPIDYRVKMVKVHRHWVFRSMVGRLAKPGLFITNLCKGGTQLTCLQGLKASRLQGSSHHKCQEMRKLSIICTGIMERHFPGINELGFDYGVDVNNRIWIFEVNTRPQ, encoded by the coding sequence TTGGCGGGAAGACAATTAGCTAGCAAATGGTTAAAGACTGAAGCGTTGTTGACGGATCGTAGGATTGTTCCATACATTCCTCATACGATGATATTATCCCCATCCCATTTACAGTACATGTTACGTAAATATCGGATGGTCGTAGTGAAGCCTATTGTAGGTGGAGGTGGTTATGGGGTTATTCGAATGACTAAAGATTCTAAAGGTTATACATTAACTCACTTATCTCAAACGATAAGACATACTCATTTTCATAATATATACCTTGCCTTGAATCGAATGAAGGCGCAACGTAAATATTTAATACAACAGGGTATATATCTAGCTACTATTAAGGGACGTCCAATTGACTATCGGGTAAAAATGGTGAAGGTTCATCGGCACTGGGTGTTTCGTTCTATGGTTGGCCGACTAGCAAAGCCAGGGTTATTTATTACTAATCTATGTAAGGGAGGAACACAGCTGACCTGTCTACAGGGCCTTAAAGCCTCAAGATTGCAAGGCTCTAGTCATCATAAGTGTCAAGAGATGAGAAAGCTTAGCATCATCTGTACGGGGATTATGGAGCGTCATTTTCCGGGAATAAATGAACTTGGATTTGACTATGGAGTAGATGTTAATAATCGGATATGGATCTTCGAGGTCAATACGAGACCACAATAG
- a CDS encoding SDR family oxidoreductase encodes MNGRVALITGSAKGLGKTTALALADQGCHIALNYVHSAAEAEQLRATIQAKGVQCIAVRADISDSKQLEELVDKVSQQLGSPDIVVNNAGPFIRERRLFLEYTQAEIISLIQGNLIGAMLLDHLVIPSMRKKNWGRIIHFGFGHAGEARAWPHRAVYAAAKTGLVSFTKTLAVEEAPYGITVNMVCPGDIRGMNKEKSIAEVEHVEDLETPRGRPGSGEDIARVIQYLCHKDSDFITGNIMDISGGLDPIRPWISNQG; translated from the coding sequence TTGAATGGTAGAGTAGCCCTAATTACGGGTAGTGCAAAGGGGTTAGGTAAGACGACTGCGCTGGCATTAGCCGATCAAGGTTGTCATATTGCTCTTAATTATGTCCATAGTGCCGCGGAGGCTGAACAATTACGTGCTACCATTCAAGCTAAAGGTGTGCAATGTATAGCTGTTCGTGCAGATATTTCAGATTCGAAGCAGCTTGAAGAGCTAGTAGATAAAGTAAGTCAACAGCTAGGAAGTCCAGATATTGTTGTGAACAACGCCGGTCCATTTATTCGTGAGCGCAGGTTGTTCCTTGAATATACGCAGGCCGAGATTATATCCCTCATTCAAGGAAACTTGATTGGGGCAATGCTACTTGATCACTTAGTTATTCCCTCAATGCGCAAGAAGAACTGGGGACGGATTATTCATTTCGGATTTGGTCATGCGGGGGAGGCAAGAGCTTGGCCACATCGTGCTGTTTATGCAGCAGCTAAGACAGGGCTTGTCTCATTCACGAAGACATTAGCAGTGGAAGAGGCTCCCTATGGTATTACGGTGAACATGGTGTGTCCAGGAGATATCAGGGGAATGAACAAAGAAAAATCAATTGCAGAGGTTGAGCATGTAGAGGATTTGGAGACTCCGCGGGGTAGACCTGGGAGTGGAGAGGATATTGCACGGGTTATTCAGTATTTATGTCACAAGGATTCTGACTTTATCACAGGGAACATCATGGATATTTCTGGAGGCCTTGATCCCATAAGACCATGGATAAGTAATCAAGGATAA
- the mqnE gene encoding aminofutalosine synthase MqnE translates to MSTLVTPFTDNKMTAIIEKVQNGERLSIEDGVYLYESDDILTLGQLANQVNLRKNGKKVYFIENMSLYFTNVCESYCAFCNFRKDQGEDGSYTLSGEEMVQYVDQHIHPGIREFHIVGGHNSHVPFQYYVDSLQTLTDHYPDVTLKAYTAAEIEFFTRISGLSTTEVLQSLQKAGLQSLTGGGAEILSDQYRQKMKVDKANVEQYLDVHRSAHQLGMKTHTTMLYGSIESHEDRIRHMVQIRELQDETNGFMVFIPLSMQPKNKNAGIMRRNSAYEDLKTIAISRLMLDNIDHIKAYFINIGAQLTQVALSFGASDVHGTIIKERISHAAGALTPEGLTRKELIWLIKGAGRIPVERDTFYNEIQVYE, encoded by the coding sequence ATGTCTACACTCGTAACGCCTTTTACAGATAACAAAATGACAGCGATCATAGAAAAGGTACAGAATGGCGAACGTCTTTCCATTGAAGACGGTGTCTATCTATATGAAAGCGATGATATTTTGACATTAGGGCAGCTAGCTAACCAAGTAAACTTACGCAAAAACGGAAAAAAAGTATACTTCATTGAGAACATGAGCCTATATTTCACGAACGTATGTGAATCTTATTGCGCTTTCTGTAATTTCCGTAAAGACCAAGGAGAAGACGGTTCATATACGCTTTCAGGTGAAGAGATGGTTCAGTACGTCGATCAACATATTCACCCAGGTATTCGCGAATTCCATATTGTTGGTGGACATAATAGTCACGTACCTTTCCAATACTATGTAGACTCCTTACAAACTTTAACCGATCATTATCCCGATGTAACATTAAAGGCTTACACAGCTGCTGAGATTGAATTTTTCACGCGGATAAGCGGTCTCAGTACTACTGAAGTATTACAAAGTCTTCAGAAGGCTGGATTGCAGTCCCTAACGGGTGGTGGGGCTGAAATTTTATCAGATCAATACCGTCAAAAAATGAAAGTCGATAAAGCGAATGTGGAACAATATTTAGACGTGCATCGTTCTGCTCATCAATTGGGTATGAAGACACATACGACCATGTTATACGGCTCTATCGAAAGTCATGAAGATCGAATTCGGCATATGGTTCAAATTCGTGAGCTTCAAGACGAAACCAATGGATTTATGGTGTTCATTCCTTTGTCCATGCAACCGAAGAATAAGAACGCGGGAATTATGCGTCGCAACTCTGCTTATGAGGATCTTAAGACCATCGCCATTAGCCGCCTAATGCTGGACAATATCGATCATATCAAAGCCTATTTCATTAATATTGGTGCTCAATTAACCCAAGTTGCTCTAAGTTTCGGTGCTTCCGATGTTCATGGCACCATCATTAAAGAACGTATTAGCCACGCAGCAGGCGCTTTAACTCCAGAAGGCTTAACTCGCAAAGAGTTAATCTGGCTCATTAAAGGAGCTGGACGCATTCCAGTTGAACGTGACACTTTCTATAATGAGATCCAAGTGTACGAATAG
- a CDS encoding NifU family protein, translating to MSENAQSTMYDEVLEVLDKLRPFLQRDGGDVELVDVEDGIIKLRLMGACGSCPSSTITLKAGIERALLEEVEGIQEVVQVF from the coding sequence ATGAGCGAAAACGCACAAAGTACCATGTATGATGAGGTATTAGAAGTGTTGGATAAACTTCGTCCGTTCCTACAACGCGATGGCGGTGACGTGGAATTGGTCGACGTAGAAGACGGCATCATAAAACTCAGATTAATGGGTGCCTGCGGCAGTTGCCCAAGCTCCACCATTACTTTGAAAGCTGGGATTGAACGTGCACTTCTTGAAGAAGTTGAAGGTATACAAGAAGTTGTCCAAGTATTCTAA
- a CDS encoding NAD(P)/FAD-dependent oxidoreductase: MRKLVVLGGGYGGLAIIQELLNNHLPEDVELVLIDRMPFQGLKTEYYALAAGTASDFDLRVSFPIHPKLTIKYGEITSIDLEGKRVLLSQSDIIEYDYLVIALGCTDRYHGIEGAEEYTRSIQTFSNTRQTYQQLNNVKPYGNVNIVGGGLSGVELAAELRESRPDLNIAILDRGNRVLSSFPSKLSVYVEHWFQSHDVATRSQISITRVEDGVLYNGDETILSDETIWTAGIQPVKVVQDLLIAKDPGGRVILNSFSQIPEYTDVYVIGDCASLPFAPSAQAAGAQAEQVAHVILALWRGETPKLNALHLKGTLGALGKKAGFGLMGKTSVMGRVPRILKSGVLWLSKRHLG; encoded by the coding sequence ATGAGAAAATTGGTCGTACTTGGCGGAGGATATGGAGGACTCGCGATCATTCAAGAGCTCCTTAATAACCATCTTCCTGAAGATGTAGAATTGGTATTGATTGATCGAATGCCCTTTCAAGGACTCAAAACAGAATATTATGCACTAGCAGCTGGAACAGCATCTGATTTCGATCTACGTGTCTCCTTTCCAATACACCCTAAGCTCACCATCAAATACGGTGAAATTACTTCCATTGATCTAGAAGGTAAAAGAGTACTCTTATCGCAATCAGATATCATTGAATATGATTATTTAGTCATCGCTTTAGGATGTACCGATCGTTATCATGGCATTGAAGGTGCCGAGGAGTACACTAGAAGCATTCAGACCTTCTCAAATACACGTCAGACCTATCAGCAATTGAACAATGTGAAGCCTTATGGGAACGTTAATATTGTTGGGGGTGGACTTAGTGGTGTAGAGCTAGCAGCAGAACTTCGTGAGAGTAGACCTGATCTTAATATCGCCATTCTCGATCGAGGTAACCGTGTGTTATCCTCATTTCCATCTAAATTATCTGTCTATGTAGAACATTGGTTTCAGTCACATGATGTTGCTACTCGTTCTCAAATTTCAATAACACGTGTAGAAGATGGCGTGCTGTATAATGGAGATGAAACGATTCTCAGTGATGAGACGATTTGGACAGCAGGTATTCAACCTGTCAAAGTCGTTCAGGATCTCCTGATTGCTAAGGACCCCGGTGGAAGAGTTATACTCAATTCTTTTTCTCAAATACCAGAATATACTGATGTGTATGTCATTGGAGATTGTGCAAGTCTACCCTTCGCTCCAAGTGCACAAGCTGCCGGCGCACAAGCAGAACAAGTAGCTCATGTTATTCTCGCTTTGTGGCGAGGAGAGACACCGAAACTGAATGCTCTCCACCTCAAAGGTACTTTAGGGGCATTAGGCAAGAAGGCTGGATTTGGACTTATGGGTAAAACATCCGTTATGGGACGAGTTCCACGTATTCTAAAAAGTGGTGTACTCTGGTTATCTAAACGTCATTTAGGTTAA